GGGCTCTCCCTGGAGGAGCCGCTGCTCGACGTGCTCGGCCGCCACGGCTGGCGCGGGAGCCGGGACCCGGTCTTCATCCAGTCCTTCGAGACCGCCAACCTGCGCGAGCTGAGCAAGAAGACCAAGCTGCCGCTGGCCCAGCTGATCAACGCCGCCGGTGCCCCGTACGACTGGATCGCCGCCGGAGACCCGCGCACCTACGACAGCATGGTCACCCCCGCGGGGCTTCGTGACGTGGCGAGCTACGCGGACGGCGTCGGCGTCGACACCAAGCGGATCGTGCCCGTCGGCCCCGACGGCCGCCTCCTGCAGCCCACCCCGCTCATCCGGGACGCCCATCGGGCCGGTCTGAAGGTCCACACCTGGACCATCAGGAACGAGAACTCGCAGCTCCCGGTGGACTTCCGGTTCGGGAACCCGGCGAGCGCGGCCTACCCGCGTGCCACCGGCAACGTGATGGGCTGGCTGGAGAAGCTCTACTCCCTCGGCGTCGACGGCGTCTTCGCCGACGACCCCGGCATGGCCAACGCCGTCAGGGAGCGCGTCTTCTAACACCCCAGGGCCCCGGCCATCCGGGCACGGCGACCCGCACGGGGGCCTCGCGACGGCGAGACCCCCGTGCTTCTTCGTTCGCGGGCGGCGTGTCCTCGCCGTTCTCACCGTGCTTTCGCCTCTCCGCCCCCGGCCAGAGCAGGAGCCGGAACCGGCGCGGGACGGAGCAGCCGGTTGGCGAGCAGGGCCAGGCAGAGCACCCAGCCGCTCCAGGCCACGTAGCCGACGAAGTTGGTCAGGTCCGCGCCGGGCAGACCGAGCGGGACCAGCAGCCCGGCCAGGATGGCCAGCGCCGAGCTCGCGCCGAGGATCGTGAACCAGCGCGGGGGCGAGGGCAGGGCGACCAGAAGCAGGATGGTCCAGCTCGCGGTGAACAGGTAGCCGAGGGTCTCGCCGACACCGGTACCGAGGTAGCCGTGCAGGGCGGCGAAGACGGTCTCGGCCGCGGCCGGGTCGCTCGCGTGGGCCAGCGCGGGTACCGCGAACGGCCAGCGGATCAGGCCGAGTACCTGCACCAGCCCGGCCAGCACCCCGATCCGCGTCGACAGCGCCGCGGCCGGTCCGTCCGGCAGGCGGCGGCCGAGCAGCACCGCGGCCTGCTGGAGGACACCTCCAGTCCGCCGCACCGGCGGATCGAGGACTTCGCCCTGGCGCTGCGCGAGGTGCTGCTGCGTCACCCCGCCGCCGTTCCCGCGATCCTCGGTGCCGCCTTCAGCGGGCCGGTCGCGCTGCGGGTCGGCGAGAGCCTGCTCGGCGTGCTGCCCGACCCACGCGCGTCCTACACCGTGATGGTCTACGTGCTGGGCGCCATCGCCCTGGAGGCGGCCGAGCTGAACGACGCGGAAAGCAGGGGTGAGGGGGGCGCCCCCCTGCCCGAGGCCGAGCGGATCGCCGCCCGCCGGGCCGCCCTCGCCGTCGACCCCGAGGAGTTCCCCCGAACCCACGCCGCGGCCGACGCGATCGCCGCCTACGTCTCCACCGACCAGTTCCGCTGGGGACTGGACCGGGTCCTGGCCGGGCTCTGACCCGCGGGCCGAGCGGTCGCTCACCAACCCGGAGAACGGCGAGACACCGTTCGACCAGGCCGATCGGACGGGGATCTCGTCAACCGCTCCGGAACTACTCCGAGAACGGCTCCTCGGGGTAGGAGAGGGGAGCCGGGGGCGGTCTGTCCGTGACGGCCGTGTAGAGGTCCTCGGCCAGGCCCTCGTCTCCCCGAGGGGCGAACGGCCTGATCGCGGTGATGTGCCCGTCGGGCCGCAGCAGCACCAGCGTGTCGTCGGGAACGCCGAACCGGAGGCGGACCCGCTCGCCGGGATCGAGCAGGAGCCGGTCGCGCAGGTCCGAGTCCGGCGGCACGTCCCACCTGCTGACCACGTACTGCCGCAGCGCGGGCGAGTCGGGGGGAGGAAGCAGGGGAGCCCGCCGGGCGTCGGTGAAGTGGAGCGCGACGAAGGAGTCCGCGCACAGGTCGTGCACGTGGACCTCTCCGGCGTGACCGAACAGCGGCAGGTCCGGGACGCGGTCACCGCACCGCACCGGCGCGGGGGTGTCACCGGTCTTGACCATGGCCCAGTCGCCGGTGTTGTCCACGTCGAGCCGTACTCCCAGCAGCGTGCGCGTCTGGGCCGTTCCCCAGCCTCCCTCCGTCATGGCCGCGACGCCCTCACCGCGGTGGGCCATGACGGCGCGGGCCGCCTCGGCCATCTTGCCCGAGCCCAGGGAGGCGACCGGGAGCTGCTCGCTCTCGTACCCGTCGAGCAGCCGGTCGTCCGCCCACCCCCGCAGCACCCACGCCAGGCGCCACACCAGGTTGGAGGTGTCCAGGGCCCCGGTGTTGAGGCCGAGGGCCCACATCGGCGTGATCAGGTGGGCGGCGTCCCCGAGCAGGAAGACCCGGTGGTCACGCCAGCGGCTCGCGATCCGGTGGTGGACGCGGTAGACGTTGCAGCCGACCAGCCGCGAGGGCCCCACGTCCCCGAGGAAGCGCAGCGCCCTGTCCCGCAGCTCCGTCTCCTCCGGTTCCGGCGTGCCCGGCTTGAGCGCGTAGACGAAGCGCCAGCAGTGCGGCAGGCGCACCACGACCACCCACTCCTCCGGGTCGGAGAAGTAGGCCAGGTAGGGATAGTCGCGCGGGGTGTCGATGTCGAGGTCGACCTCCAGGTCGACGAGCACGTACCGCTCGTCCAGGGTCCGGCCCTCGACGGTCACGCCGAGCATCCCCCGGACGGACGACCGCCCGCCGTCGCAGCCCAGCAGGAACGACCCCCGGATCACCCGCGGCCCCGACGCCGTCTCGGCGGTCACCTCCACTCCCGCGGAGTCCTGCCGGAAACCGGTCACGCGGTGCCCCATGCGCAGGGCGCCGGGTGCCGTGCGCTCCAGCTCGTCGCGGAGCACCGGCTCCAGGTGGTGCTGCGGGATGTTCGCGATGAACGGGAACCGCGTGTCCCCGGCCAGCGCGTCCGTACGCACCCGGAATCTGGGCAGGTTCGTGGAGCGCTCGAACTCGCCGATCTCGTCGACGCGCAGCGCGGCGCGGAGCACCGGGGGCAGCGCCCCGTACCGGTGCAGGATCTCCAGGCTGCGGGTGAGCAGCGAACCCGCCTTGGTGTCCGGCGACAGCCGTTCGTCCTCCTCGAGCACCACGACCGGGAGGCCGTGGTGGGCCAGCCCGAGCGCGGTGATGAGCCCCACCGGACCCGCGCCGGCCACGACGATCGGGGCGGGCCGCTCGCCGACGGCCGACGTGGTCCGCTCATCGGGTGCCGGTGCGGGCGTCTCGGCGGTGGTCGTCGTGGGCCGCTCACCGGGCGCCGGGGCGGGCCGCTCGCCGGGCGCTGTCGTGGGTCGCTCGCCGGAGGCCGGGACGGGTCGCTCGCCGGCGGCCGGGTGATCAGCCATTCTTCAGCTCCACCAGGCGCGAGACGTATCTCGTTTCTCCCACATTCGTCAGCTTGTGCACCGCGCCCGGATCTCTGAAGACCACCGAGCCGCGCGGCTCCGGCGCGTCGATCAGCTGCCCGTCGGCGGTCTCGATGACGTTGAGAGCCTCCTCGATCGCGATGACGAGGTACGGGTGGTCGTGCCGGTGCAGGGGCTGGGTCTGGCCCGGTTCCAGCTCGATCTGCCAGACCCTGACCAGCTCGTTCTCGAAGACGACGTGCTGGCCCACCGGGCCAAGCCCGGTCTCGCCCACTTCTGGATCAGTCATCGGATACCTCCGTGTCGACTCGGATGATGTGGTGGGTGCCTTTCGGGGGAGCCGGGTTCAGCCGGTGGTCTCCCGCGCCCACGGCAGCAGGAGGCGCTCGATCGCGACCAGGACGTAGAACAGCGCGATGCTCATCGCACCGAGCAGGGCCATCGCGGCGAACGCCAGCGCGGTGTCCGCGCTCGCCCCGGACTGGACGATGACGTAGCCGAGTCCCGCCTGGGCGCCGACGAACTCGCCGATCACCGCGCCGATGACGGCCAGCGAGATCGCGACCTTCAGCCCGACGAAGATCTGTGGCAGTGCGTGGGGGAAGCGCACCTGGAGGAACAGGCGCCACCAGCTCGCCCGGAGCGACCTGCTCAGCTCGACGAACTCCGCAGGGGTGGACCGCAGGCCGGTGGCGGTGGAGATCACGATGGGGAAGAAGCAGACCAGGAAGACCATGACCACCTTGGGGAGCTGGCCGAACCCCATCCACACGACCAGGATCGGCGCGACGGCGACCTTGGGCACCGCGTTGACGGCGATCAGCAGCGGGTAGACGCTCTCCTCGACGATCCGGAACGTGGCGATCAGGACCGCGATCAGCACGCCCGCCACCACGGCGAGCGCGTACCCCTGCAGCGTCTCCACCAGCGTCACCCAGGTCTGGTCGAGCAGATAGCCGCCGTGCCGGCCGAAGACCGCGAGCACGTCCGGAGGCGCGGGCAGGACGTACGGCGCGATGTCGAAGGCGACCGTGGCCAGCCACCAGGCCGCCACGGTCAGTGCCGCGCCGACCGCGGGAAGCACCCAGACCCTCACCGGGGGGTTCCCCCCGTCGACTCCCCGGGCGAGCCCGCGGACTCCCCGCCAGGCTTCGCGGACGACTCCTCGACAGGCTCCTCGTACGACGTCACGTGCGGCTCACCGGCCCGCTCACCGGCGGCCCGCTCGGAGGGCCGTTCGCCGAGCGGCTCCGCGAGCAGCGAGCGCAGCTCCGCGCCGTACCCGGCGAGCCGCTCCGCGTGGGCGTCGCGGCCCAGGGAACGCGGCCGGGGTACGTCGATCTCCACGATCTCCCGGACCCGGCCGGGTCGTGGGCTGAGCACCACGACCCGGTCCGCGAGCAGTACCGCCTCCTCGATGGAGTGGGTGACGAGGACGACCGTGGCGGCGCTCTCCGTCCGGATCCGCTGGAGCTCGGCGGAGAGCTCCTCGCGGGTGAGCGCGTCCAGCGCGGAGAACGGCTCGTCCATGAGCATGACCTTCGGCTCGCAGATCAGCGACCGGCACAGCGCCACCCGCTGCTGCATGCCGCCCGACAGCTCGTGCGGGAGCCGCCTCTCGAAGCCCGCCAGCCCGGCCACGCGCAGCAGCTCGCGCGCGCGGCCGAGATGGGCGGCCTTCGACCGGCCGAGGAACTCCACGGGCAGCAGCACGTTGCCGAGGACCGTCCGCCACGGGAGCAGGGCGGGCCGCTGGAACATGAGGCTGACGTCGGGGCGCGGCCCGGTCACCGGCTCTCCCGCGATCCGCACCTCCCCGCCGGTGGCCGGGATGAGACCGGCGACCAGCCGC
This region of Streptosporangium sp. NBC_01495 genomic DNA includes:
- a CDS encoding glycerophosphodiester phosphodiesterase; this encodes MIRRLLAAALAVLATGTVAVVLQQPEPATAEPRGREPIIVGHRGASAHRPEHTLLSYETAIALGADYIEPDLVSTKDHVLVARHENEIGGTTDVESHPEFAGRRTTKTIDGTSITGWFTEDFTLAELKTLRAEERIPDLRPDNTVFNGLAEIPTFDEVVALAKRSGVGVYPETKHPSYFDSIGLSLEEPLLDVLGRHGWRGSRDPVFIQSFETANLRELSKKTKLPLAQLINAAGAPYDWIAAGDPRTYDSMVTPAGLRDVASYADGVGVDTKRIVPVGPDGRLLQPTPLIRDAHRAGLKVHTWTIRNENSQLPVDFRFGNPASAAYPRATGNVMGWLEKLYSLGVDGVFADDPGMANAVRERVF
- a CDS encoding DUF4386 family protein; this translates as MTQQHLAQRQGEVLDPPVRRTGGVLQQAAVLLGRRLPDGPAAALSTRIGVLAGLVQVLGLIRWPFAVPALAHASDPAAAETVFAALHGYLGTGVGETLGYLFTASWTILLLVALPSPPRWFTILGASSALAILAGLLVPLGLPGADLTNFVGYVAWSGWVLCLALLANRLLRPAPVPAPALAGGGEAKAR
- a CDS encoding TetR/AcrR family transcriptional regulator C-terminal domain-containing protein; this encodes MLLRHPAAVPAILGAAFSGPVALRVGESLLGVLPDPRASYTVMVYVLGAIALEAAELNDAESRGEGGAPLPEAERIAARRAALAVDPEEFPRTHAAADAIAAYVSTDQFRWGLDRVLAGL
- a CDS encoding FAD-dependent monooxygenase, which codes for MADHPAAGERPVPASGERPTTAPGERPAPAPGERPTTTTAETPAPAPDERTTSAVGERPAPIVVAGAGPVGLITALGLAHHGLPVVVLEEDERLSPDTKAGSLLTRSLEILHRYGALPPVLRAALRVDEIGEFERSTNLPRFRVRTDALAGDTRFPFIANIPQHHLEPVLRDELERTAPGALRMGHRVTGFRQDSAGVEVTAETASGPRVIRGSFLLGCDGGRSSVRGMLGVTVEGRTLDERYVLVDLEVDLDIDTPRDYPYLAYFSDPEEWVVVVRLPHCWRFVYALKPGTPEPEETELRDRALRFLGDVGPSRLVGCNVYRVHHRIASRWRDHRVFLLGDAAHLITPMWALGLNTGALDTSNLVWRLAWVLRGWADDRLLDGYESEQLPVASLGSGKMAEAARAVMAHRGEGVAAMTEGGWGTAQTRTLLGVRLDVDNTGDWAMVKTGDTPAPVRCGDRVPDLPLFGHAGEVHVHDLCADSFVALHFTDARRAPLLPPPDSPALRQYVVSRWDVPPDSDLRDRLLLDPGERVRLRFGVPDDTLVLLRPDGHITAIRPFAPRGDEGLAEDLYTAVTDRPPPAPLSYPEEPFSE
- a CDS encoding ABC transporter permease produces the protein MRVWVLPAVGAALTVAAWWLATVAFDIAPYVLPAPPDVLAVFGRHGGYLLDQTWVTLVETLQGYALAVVAGVLIAVLIATFRIVEESVYPLLIAVNAVPKVAVAPILVVWMGFGQLPKVVMVFLVCFFPIVISTATGLRSTPAEFVELSRSLRASWWRLFLQVRFPHALPQIFVGLKVAISLAVIGAVIGEFVGAQAGLGYVIVQSGASADTALAFAAMALLGAMSIALFYVLVAIERLLLPWARETTG
- a CDS encoding ABC transporter ATP-binding protein yields the protein MIEISDLSCVFPGRAGPVAALEGIGLRVREHEFVAVIGRSGCGKSTLLRLVAGLIPATGGEVRIAGEPVTGPRPDVSLMFQRPALLPWRTVLGNVLLPVEFLGRSKAAHLGRARELLRVAGLAGFERRLPHELSGGMQQRVALCRSLICEPKVMLMDEPFSALDALTREELSAELQRIRTESAATVVLVTHSIEEAVLLADRVVVLSPRPGRVREIVEIDVPRPRSLGRDAHAERLAGYGAELRSLLAEPLGERPSERAAGERAGEPHVTSYEEPVEESSAKPGGESAGSPGESTGGTPR